The proteins below are encoded in one region of Euryarchaeota archaeon:
- the rlmB gene encoding 23S rRNA (guanosine(2251)-2'-O)-methyltransferase RlmB has protein sequence MSLEIVAGVNPVKEALKSGRSIRRILLARETRGSEEILGLAAERGIDVIPASRRKLDEEFGGVHQGVLAYCEPRGTVSIEDILARAKQRGEDPLIVVLDGVEDPHNLGAVIRSAEGAGAHGVIIPERGAAGLTPTVVKSSAGATEYVLVSTTSSVPTALRQLKRHEVWIAGVAVHGKRPYFEERLTGPLALVLGSEGSGMGRLSEELCDLTVYIPMSGHVGSLNVSNAAAVLLYERVRQTSAAKKMRP, from the coding sequence ATGTCCCTCGAGATCGTGGCGGGCGTGAACCCGGTGAAGGAGGCGTTGAAAAGTGGCCGCTCCATCCGACGGATACTGCTCGCTCGCGAGACTCGGGGAAGCGAGGAGATCCTCGGCCTCGCCGCAGAGCGGGGAATAGACGTCATACCCGCGAGCCGCCGCAAACTGGATGAGGAGTTCGGCGGCGTCCACCAAGGGGTCCTCGCCTACTGCGAGCCGCGAGGCACCGTCTCCATCGAGGACATCCTTGCGCGGGCAAAGCAACGCGGCGAGGACCCGCTCATCGTCGTCCTCGACGGTGTCGAAGACCCCCACAACCTCGGCGCCGTCATCCGAAGCGCCGAGGGCGCGGGCGCCCACGGGGTGATCATCCCCGAACGCGGCGCCGCGGGGCTTACGCCCACGGTCGTGAAATCGAGCGCCGGCGCCACCGAGTACGTACTTGTATCTACAACATCATCCGTGCCGACCGCGTTACGCCAACTGAAACGCCACGAAGTCTGGATCGCGGGTGTGGCCGTCCACGGGAAGAGACCCTACTTCGAAGAGCGCCTTACCGGGCCCCTCGCGCTGGTTCTCGGAAGCGAAGGCAGCGGCATGGGACGGCTTTCGGAGGAACTCTGCGATCTCACCGTCTACATCCCGATGAGCGGCCACGTCGGATCCCTGAACGTTTCGAACGCGGCTGCCGTCCTTCTCTACGAAAGGGTGCGCCAGACTTCGGCGGCCAAGAAGATGCGACCGTAG